Below is a window of Halobaculum lipolyticum DNA.
GATCCGCCGGGAGCGACGGAGGTATGGCCGTCGAGTCCCTCGATCCGGCCATGTACACGGGGCGAACTGAACAGCCGTGCTGTCTGTGTGACTCCCCGGACACGGTCGCCCGGATCGACATCCCGCCGCGGGCGGTCCAGTTGATGAAGCACTCCGGACCGATCGCGTGGCGCGACATCGTCGGCGAGGTGTCGATCCACTTCTGTGAGTCCGACTGGGAGACGGTGACCGACCTCGTGGTGAACCTCGGGATGAACCCGCTGTCGCGGTGCAACGTCGCGCGGGCCTCCTTCCACCTCCGGGAGGACTTCGAGGCGCTGTTGAACGCGACGCGCGAGGAACCCGACCAGACCGAGTTGGAGGAGCGACTGCTCGCGGCCGCCGACGAGACGCTCTCGTCGGTCGACGACCCGATGACCGAGGAGCGCGACGTGGTCGAGGCGCGGGTCGTCGTGGACTCGCTGACGGAACTCGGCGTCGCGTCGGCGTGACCGCGGTCGCGACCGTGACCCGGGATCCGGCGGCCGACACCCGTCGCGTCGGCGGGGCGTGAGCGACCACAGTCGGTGATAGGCTTATAGCGGTACCCGGAGTAGCTACGGGGAGTTCAGATGTCGCTGCGCGCAGTCATCGCGTCCGTCGAGGGCCGCGAGAAACGGCTGACGGTGTTCGACCCGCCCGACGAGACGGTCGTCGCGGAGCTGCGCGAGTACTTCGCGTCACAGGCCGTGCGCGTCGAGGTGGGCACCACCGACAGCGGGCTGTCGGGGTACGTCGTGCTGTCGGACGAGCACGACGACGAGGTGCTGGCGGCGGTCGACCTCCGCCACCTCGACGGCGACGTGACGGCCGCCCCGGGCGAACAGGGCGCGTTCGCCCCGATCCTCGAACACCTCGACGGCGCGACGTTCACGTCCTACGACATCCCCCAGATGATGGCGGCGACCCGGGAGATGGAGGACCGCGCGTGGCGCGCGGGCACGGGCGAACTCCACGCGGGGTTCCAGCGCGTCGGGGCGATCCGCGCGCAGAAGGCCGTGTACGAGGACCTCGCGACGAAGGACCTCGACATCCACACGTACTGCGCGCCCAGCGACGACCACCCCGAGATCGAGGGCGTCACGGTCCACCAGGAGGACACCTCCGAGATCCGCGAGTCGTGGTTCGTCGTCTTCGACGGCGGCGGCAACCCGAACGACGCCTGTGCGCTGCTGGCCGAGGAGCGCGGCGACACCGACGAACGGCGCTTCTACGGCTTCTGGACGTACGACCCCGGGATCGTCGGCCGGGTGCTCGACCACCTCGCCGAGCGGTACGCCGTCCCGGCGAACTGACGGCCTACCGGCGGGTCCGTGTCGGTTTCAGACAGCTTAAGTACGCGGCTGACTGAACGGTTAGACAGGACCGATGTCACACCGTTTTAGCGCGACCGTTATCGCCGCACTACTGTGTCTCTCCACCGTCGGCGTCGGCTTCGTCGGCGTCGCCGCGGCCGCGGAGAACCCGCGGTTCGAGACCGACGTCGCCGAGCCGGTGATCACGCCGGGGACGACACAGCAACTGACGATCGAACTCACGAACGACGCCGAAGAGTACGATGATTCCGTCGAGCGTGCGATCGACGTCCGGGCGACCGTCCGGGACACCGACGACATCGAGGTGTTGTCGGGCACCCGCGAGGTCGGCCAGATGGCCGACGGCGAGACCCGCGAGGTGACCGTCCAGATCGACGTGGCCGCCGACATCGCCGGCGGGACCCACCGCGTCCCGATCCTCGTCGAGTACCGCGACAAAGACGACAAAGAGGACGTCGTCTCCCGCACCGTCTACGCGACGGTGCGCGTGCAGGAACGCGCCCGCTTCGTCGTCGAGTCCACCGAGTCGGCCGCCCCGGTCGGCGGCTCCGGCGCCGTCGACGTGACCGTACGCAACGTCGGCGAGCAGACCGCGACCAACGCGGTGTTGGCGTTCCAGTCGGCCAACTCCGACCTCACGTTCGGGCAGTCGTCGACCGCGCGCCGGTTCGTCGGGCGGCTCGCGCCCAACGAGACCGCGACCGTGACCGTCGACGCGACGCTGTCCGAGACGGCCGAGACGCGCGAGTACGCCGTCGACGCCACCGTCGAGTACGAGACGGTCAAGGGCGTCTCCGAGAGCTCGCGCCAACTGTCGTTCGGCGTGCTCCCGCTGCCCGAACAGACGTTCGGCGTCGACGGGCTCGAGAGCACCCTCCGCGTCGGCGAGGAGGGGAAACTCACCGGGACGGTGACGAACACCGGCGAGCAGACCGTGACGAACGCGGTCGTGCTGTTCGAGACGAACAACCCCAACGTCTCGCCGCTCGAGCCGGAGGTCGCCGTCGGGTCGCTGGCCCCCGGCGAGTCCGCCGAGTTCGCCTTCGACATCGAGGTGTCCGACGCCGCGGAGGCCGGTCCCCGACAGTTCACCCTGCGCGTCCAGTACCGCGATCCGGAGGGGACCCAGCGGACCGGCGACGCGATCGACGCGCCCGCCGCGGTCGCCGAGGAGCGCGACGAGTTCGGCGTGCGCGTCGTCAACGGGAGCTTCGAGGCCGGCGGCGGCGCCGACACGCTCACGCTGGAGGTGACGAACAACCGCGAGACCGCCGTGAGCGAAGTGTCGGCGAAGCTGTTCCTC
It encodes the following:
- a CDS encoding COG1361 S-layer family protein, which translates into the protein MSHRFSATVIAALLCLSTVGVGFVGVAAAAENPRFETDVAEPVITPGTTQQLTIELTNDAEEYDDSVERAIDVRATVRDTDDIEVLSGTREVGQMADGETREVTVQIDVAADIAGGTHRVPILVEYRDKDDKEDVVSRTVYATVRVQERARFVVESTESAAPVGGSGAVDVTVRNVGEQTATNAVLAFQSANSDLTFGQSSTARRFVGRLAPNETATVTVDATLSETAETREYAVDATVEYETVKGVSESSRQLSFGVLPLPEQTFGVDGLESTLRVGEEGKLTGTVTNTGEQTVTNAVVLFETNNPNVSPLEPEVAVGSLAPGESAEFAFDIEVSDAAEAGPRQFTLRVQYRDPEGTQRTGDAIDAPAAVAEERDEFGVRVVNGSFEAGGGADTLTLEVTNNRETAVSEVSAKLFLDAPLSSSDDEGYIDELDPGETREVTFDLSVAGSAIEGKTYPASVDFRYETAEGDTLISDTYRVPIRATAPSGGGIPLGLVGVVALLVVGLVGAVYVRRNR
- a CDS encoding DICT sensory domain-containing protein gives rise to the protein MSLRAVIASVEGREKRLTVFDPPDETVVAELREYFASQAVRVEVGTTDSGLSGYVVLSDEHDDEVLAAVDLRHLDGDVTAAPGEQGAFAPILEHLDGATFTSYDIPQMMAATREMEDRAWRAGTGELHAGFQRVGAIRAQKAVYEDLATKDLDIHTYCAPSDDHPEIEGVTVHQEDTSEIRESWFVVFDGGGNPNDACALLAEERGDTDERRFYGFWTYDPGIVGRVLDHLAERYAVPAN